The Drosophila subobscura isolate 14011-0131.10 chromosome A, UCBerk_Dsub_1.0, whole genome shotgun sequence genome includes the window GAAGCCTCTGCGAGCGCCTGGCGCAGAGGGAACGAGTGCCGAGGAGCCAGAGGAGCCCGAGGAGGACGCCgacgaggaggaagaggaggaggaggaggaagagccgCCCGAGATTAACTATTGCACAGTGAAAATATCGCCGGACAAGCCACCGAAGGAGCGCCTGAAGCTgatcatcaagacggacgtgATCCGCAACGCCAttgccaaggcagcagcagcggcggcagccaaaGCCGCTGGCGAGGAGACGCGCAGCGAAAAGAAGTCCAAGAGCAAGAAGCACAAGCACCTCAAGCACGCACAgctggcggagcagcagcagcagcagcagcagctgacaaGCAGCGGTGGAGCAGTGCCCACTGCGACGGCAGTCgtcacggccacggccacggtcACAGCGGAGGCAAATTCCGAGTTTAAGACGCCGTCACCCCACCTGGCActcaacgagcagcagcagcagcagcaacagcagcagcagcagccacgacaACTGATTTCACCCACGACCCGGTCGGATCACGACTTCGATTCGCAGTCCTCGGTGCTGGGCAGCATCTCGTCGAAGGGCAACAgcacgccgctgctgctggcgcaggCCGTGCAGGAGGACAGCTGCGTCATACGCAGCCGCGGGTCGAGTGTGATCACGAGCGACCTGGAGTCCAGCCAGCACTCGTCGCTGGTGGCGCCACCCTCGGACATTGAGTCGCGCCTGGAGTCCATGATGATGACCATCGACGGGGGCTCGGCGGCAGCTGGCACGACGGTGTCGGACGTTGCACCGGGACCGCTGCAGGAGGATATTCTGGCCGTGCTGCGCGGCGATGTGACACGGGTGAATGGTGCGGGCGaggagccagcagcggcagcggcagcggtggagcaggaggagcaggagcctcAGCCGCCCAAGCGCACGACgcgcggcaggggcaggaaGGCCAACAACAATGTGGATGCGGCAccagcggtggcagtggccgaAACTCGAACACGGGGCAGGGCCAAGGCAGCGGAGGCCACGACATCTCccgcggctgtggctgcgcctgcgcctgcccctgcccctgcggCTGTGCCCAAGCGTGCCACACGCGGCACTCGCGGCGCCAAGAAGGCGGAActggagatggaaatggaggtGGAGTCGGGCAACGATCCGGAGGAggccgccgcagcagcggcgactgcCACAGCGTTGCCGCGCCGCGGCCGCAATGCTGCCGCCcgtgccaacaacaacaatttggccagcatcaacaacaacatcaacaaaataGCCGCCAGCCTGTCGGCCAAGGCGGAGGCCAGTCGCCTGGCGGAGGGCGGCCCGGCACCGGCTGCCCGCAGCTACGGCCGCAAGCGAAAGAATCAGCAGGTGACGCAGCTGGTGACGCAGCTGGTGCCGCAGGAAGCGAGCACGGAGAATGCTCCAGCCGCAGCTCCAGCCGggaatgaggaggaggaggatgaacaGCCAACGCCCGCCAAAATGCCACACACCCAGCACGAGCccgaggcagaggccgaggccgaggcggaggcggaggctgatGAGGATGCCGCTGCGGATCACGACAACGAGCCGGACCCGGATCCAGACCTCGACGAGGCCGAGGACTCAAATTCGAACTCGAACCACTCCTCGCTGCAGCACGACGGCTCCTCGTCGTCGCCCCCGCCGCGCGACTTCAAGTTCAAGGATAAATTCAAGCGCACCCTCACCCTCGACACGcaagcagccgccgcagcagcagaagcggaggcggaggcagcagccccagcggcaggagcggcaacagcaacagcaacagagggaAATGCCACCTCGACGGTGGCAGCACcagcgccaccgccgccggcaGAAGCCGAGCCACGGGGCGCCGTGAAGCTGGTCATCTCGAAGAAGAAGGGCAGCATCTTCAAGAGCCGCGCCCTGGTGCCCTCCGACCAGGCGGAGCAGGCGTCGGTGGCCAAGCGGCACCTGTACAAGCACAGCTGGGACGCCGCACTCGAGGCGAATGGCGGCGGCACGGGCAGCGATGCCAGCAATGCCTCGGCGCCCGGCGGCGTCTCCTCCACGGGCGGCAAGGACCACATGCTGCACATGCACCTGCTGGCCACCAAGTCGGACGGCGACTTCTGCGACAGTCCCtcctccaacaacaacacgagcagcggcagctgctcctcctccacgctGCGCGACGACAGTCCggccctgggcctgggcctgggtctgggcaaGGTCTCGCGCAGCACGGCCAAGCAGGTCAGCCTGCCCGTGGCCCACACCATGGTCGAGGGCTTTGACATGAATGCcgcggaggtggaggagctcGGACTGGAGCGGGTTGTGGGCCTGAGCAGTGTGGGAAATCTagtcggcagcagcagcggcggcggcggaggcggaggagccgctggcagcggcagtggcagtggcagcggcggcggcagcggcgctCCCCTGCGGGTGGATCGCAAGACCAAGGAGTACTACACGGTGGTGCGGAATGTGAAGACCGCCCATCAGATCCAGGAGATTGGCGAGTACCAGGAGATGGACGACGACGTGGAGTACATACTCGACGCCCTGCAGCCGCACAATCCGCCAGCGACGCGCTGCCTCTCCGCCCTGCAGCTGGCCACCAAGTGCATGATGCCCGCGTTCCGGATGCACGTCCGCGCCCACGGCGTGGTCACAAAGTTCTTCAAGGTGAGTGATGACGTCCAGGGAGGAGGACGGCCGAGGATGCCTTGCCCCACAATCCAACCTGCTTTCTGTGTCTCTCCTTTCAGGCCCTGTCCGATGCCAACCGAGACCTCAGCCTGGGTCTGTGCACCTCGGCCATAATGTACATTCTGTCGCAGGAGGGACTCAACATGGACCTGGATCGCGACTCGCTGGAGCTGATGATCAATCTGCTGGAGGCGGAcggtgtgggcgtggcggGAGCTGCCCCCTCCGACCAGCGTGCCAACTACGAGCGCAACAAGCAGAAGGTGCGCGAGCTGTGCGAGGAGATCAAGGCGCAGGGCAAGGGCACACATCTGAATGTCGAGTCCATCACGGTGGGCACCCTGGCCATGGAGACGCTGCTCTCGCTGACCTCCAAGCGGGCTGGGGAGTGGTTCAAGGAGGATCTGCGCAAGCTCGGCGGCCTCGAGCACATCATCAAGACCATATCGGACTTCTGTCGTCCCATAATTGCCTgcgacatggacatggagcGGCAGATCACGTGGGTGCCCGTCCTGCTGGACAACATGCAGACGGTGGCCCGCTGCCTGCGCGTCCTCGAGAACGTCACGCAGCACAACGAGGCGAACCAGCGCTACATGCTAACCTTCTCGAAGGGCCGGGCCGTGGACACGCTCTGCCTGCTGTACCGCCTGTGCAGCCGCCAATTGGTCTTGCATCCGTCCACCACGGAGCTGGCCacgggcagcaacagccgcaagGAGCATCCGGGCGTGGCCATGCGCGAGCTGCTCATCAATGTGATGAAGGTGCTGATCAGCCTGACGCACACCTTCAACGAGGCACATCCCTCGCTGGGCGCCGATCTGCTGGGCAAGCGCGGAGACGTGATCGAGACGagcttccagctgctgctgctctcaagCAATTACATTCCGGACAATTGTGTCTTCGAGCTGAGCATTTTGGTGAGTCCTTCGAGCAGTCTTTGACGTGCACCTTGTGCTGATTACGCTCCACTTTCAGGTGCTCACGCTGCTGATCAATCTGTGCATGTACACGCCGCGCAACCGCACCCATTTGATGGAGGCCTTTGCACCAGCCGAATATGTGGCGGAGACGCCGCCGGTGCAGGGCAGAGTCAGTGCACTTCAGGCGCTCATCGAGTACTTCTACAAGTGCGAGGAGCTGGCCAGGTGAGTTCCGACGGGAGATGCCCCAAGCACAGAGATTTATCTTCATGATTTCCTCACAGATTGGTGGAGAAGAACACGGACGCCTTCCTGGAGAGCAACGAGACGGGCAAGAAGAAACAGGAGGAAGTCGAGGAGACAGTCAACAATCGTAAGTAGTCCTCGGCTCTGTGTGTTTCCCATTCATTTATCTCTGTTGCGGCTTTCTTCTAGTGCTTCAACGCGCTGGCCATCACATGGAGCACACGCTCAAGGGCAGCTACGCGGCCATTCTGGTGGGCAACCTTATCACCGACAACGAGCTGTACGAGGCCATAGTGCGGCGACAGCTGCGCGGTCACAGCTTCCGCGAGGTTGTCGGCGTGCTGGAGAAATATCACACCTTCATGAATCTTACGTCCAGCGTGAGTAGAGAGTCCCCATCTAGATGCCTCCATTTATGCCTCTAACCATAACTCTGCTCGTTGCTATAGCTGGAGGCCGCTGTTGTGTCTCACATGAAGTCCACGAAGCGCATCATCGACAACTTCAAGAAGCGCGACTACATCTACGAGCATGCGGACGAGCTGGATGATGGTTTGCCGCTCAATCTGGAGACCACAGCGCAGGATCATCAGGATGAGCTGGCGGCGGGCATCAGTGGGGACACGACCAcgtcctcctccacctcctcgtcGCCGACATCGTCGACGCGTGTGCCGCGCGTCTACAAGACAtacagcagccacagataaTCGCTGTAAACGGAAGAGGACtaccaggaggaggaggggccCGCCACCAAAATGTAattcgtgtttgtgtgtttgtactcgtgtgtgtgtgtgtgtgtgcacttgGCTTTGGATCAGCTCCATTATATATAGATgcataatatatatgtatagctGTTTATGTGTATATGGATAGGTACATAAGGTTAGCAAAAAGTGTGAATATTCGTTTATTCGTTTGTATTAACCCCAAAAAGTGATAGCAAACTCTTGAGCATGGTCAGCGTTGAAACTACAAGCCgcaagaaaacagaaacaaaacccTAAACCCGAGTGGTAACGGTAAACCTAACTGGCATTGATACCGCACCGGAACACGAGCCGGAACTGGAGCACGAACCGGAACCGAAACCGAACCCGAACAAGAACAACACAAAGATCCAAATCCACTACTGATATGTGTACGTTATATAGTCATAAGCAATATTAGCctaaactaaacaaacaaaaacaaaaacaaaaaacgataAACGAAAACCTACTGCTTACCGAAAGAACATGTAAATATTGTTTAATCAGCGATTTTATGCGAgtgcgtttttggttttaatttctaacgtgtctgtgcatgtgtgtgttgtgtgtgtgtgtgtgtttactttttttttacctATTCGTACTCTTAATTATACAGTAGATATATGAAATAAACACATCTCCTTATGTTGTAATCTTAAGGTTACTCAGCTCTCAGTGTTAAGCAGAGACAGCGCgaaagcgacagagagaggaagggagagagagcgaaagcgaaagcggaAGCGAAGTGTAAGAAGAGATTTAAgagtgcataaataaaaacagttATTTTATTGCCTAAATCTAAACCTAAACCTAAGCTGAAGAACACACCCTAATTATAAATCTAAACAaactatatataaataaatatatgtatgtatgtatatgtatgtgtacgtttacaaaaaaagaaaagaaaaccacaaaaaatgtcATATTTAGGCTACCAAAATCTAGAGAGAAGAGctcgagagggagagagtggcgAACGCGTacgcgagacagagagagagaaacaattTCGGGAACAAAAtacatgtatatttattttgtgttttaaaatttgtcGATAATGTGAAAAagtctatatatacatatatataggaAGTACGTCATATATTGTTCttgcagaaaacaaaaaaaagcaaaaataaaacaaacaaaaaaaaataaaaataaaaacgtgAGTTAATTGTAAGTTGAAGTGGAACCAACAAGTTGCCTTAGTTTAAGTGAGTTTCTATGCTTGGATCAAACAACATTGATGGTTGCGCTTCCAGCGATAAAAGTACCAGCACCTCTCCTGCTTCCTGCTAAGCGGAAGCCTCTGTGTggatcagggctcggcacgcacacacgcataccCGCTAGACACCTTAATGCAagtgtacgtgagcggcagaGCCTTTTCCTCTGCCCTGGCGTGAATCAACTGCCCGAAGCGAACAAACTTTGTCCACTGATGCTGGAGGGCTCGGAGATATATCTGCTTAAAGGACATCCTATACCATTTACACTTGGAAATTATATGTGCAGCATCTAATGGAAAGTTAAGAATAAGAGATAATTGTGTTTAAACTTGCAACGCGTTTCGCGGATAAGCAGTTTCATGCAGGGTTGCACTGCACAAGCTTCGATATTTCATATCTCTATTTGGTTTACAATGTTTGGAGCATTTCAAGTTGCTTTAACCAAATATTTGATTGGCAATTGACTTATTCCATTACTGTTAGCCTTACCGCTATAGCATGGAAACGCAAACACAACTATAAATTTGTATACACCAATTCGATAGCAGTTGCATCCTTGAGCTTGCATTTCCACTGCCGGCCTTTGCCATATGGTTGTTTTGGCAACAATACAACAAAGCGTTATCCTGAAAACTACCCAATATTGTGGAAGATTGTTTCAGCaattggataaaattatagtttcagtGCTGAGAGTCTTGGCTAGTTGGTAATATGAAATAGAATATCAATATCGAGGAATACGATTTCCATCGGTATACTTGCAGTATATTTTAAAagtgagaaggtatatttcggtatattgcTGAGGTATGTCAGGCGGTATATCTATCGATAAGtgcgcggtcacactgtaaACATCTATTTATCAAACAAGGCGGAAAAAATGCAACCAGAAACACAGGACACTGAATAGTTTATTTTCGTTCAGTTGCTCGCGTCCGTTTAATTCCGTTCGGTGCCACAGAGAGTGCTAAATTCGTTGTACATTCATACcctcaaaaaaagaaacaagaaggAAACCAATTGGAGGAAAACAGGCAGAGAGTGagcccaacacacacacgcaaacgcaaaaacaaacacacacacagacacacattcaGGCAGACGCGATACAGGAGCGAGACAAGCGAAGAAGAATAGGAAAGAGGAAGTGGGCGTGACATACGCCAGAGGCTGGGCGTCAGCTTCCCCCCTCCCTCCAGCACCCTTCGCCAGGATACAACGCGAGGTCAGAGGAAGACAGAGCAGACTCTGTCCCTaactgactgctgctgcaccatgTCCAAGGTGCTCAGCCCACAGAAGCGTCGCGTCGGCATGGCCATGGGCGTGAGCATGGCGGCGGGAGGCCTCGACGAGGGCCTGGAATTCAACGGCAGCAGCTCGATCATTGACTTCCTGGCCAAAGAGCAGGACGGCGGCGTTGACGCCGACCCGGAGAGCATCTTCCAGGAGGTGAGCCGCCTCTCGGACAACACCGACACCCGCTCCGTCGATGAGCTACTGCAGGAGGCGGAGCGTctcattcagcagcagctgcgcctgGGCGGCCTCACCACGGACACAATTGAAACCAGGCTGAatggtggaggcggaggcgttGGCGGTGGCGATTTCAATGGCCAGGCGAAGGCAAAGACAAAGTCCCAGAACCAAAGCGCCAGCCACACGCCCTCATCCTCGCCCCAGTCATCGCCGCACAGCAGCATCCGTCTGAACACACGCTACACGCACCGCATTGAGCATTCGCCACCCAAGCCGGGATCGGCACTGGCCAGGGCACGTGCACTGCCCGCAGGCGGCCCAAGCCATGCCAGACACAAGTCAAAGTCATCACCAGCCCCCACACCGGCCCAGACGCCACACGAGCTGAACGGCGGCGAAGGATTTGCCGCCTTCGTTGACAATTTGCCCTCGGAGTCGGTCATCTCGGATGAGTCCACGCCCAAGGACATGCACAACAATACGGCAGCACAGAACGCTCAGCAGCAATCGCAGCTGGACAACAcggacgatgatgaggatacGGTGAGTGAATGTGTTCCCTTTTCTATAATTTCTCCTGCTGCACCACTGAGCAGCTTCCTGCACGAACTTCCTGCAGGGCTAGGCCCATTTCCTGCCTTTTCTTGGGGGGTTGCCAAGCGCAGGCTTGCCTTCGATTATTTATCGTTGGTTATCGATGACATGCAACGATTACAGACAGAAACTCCGATTCtcttctataaataaatagctttgatttgtttattttccctGCCACACAGAATGAAGGAtatccacgcacacacacacacacacacgcacacacactcggcacacacacacacacacacacacataaataattaatcatCAATCACTGGACAAACAACCattcagacagacagacactcatCATTCCGGGAAGAGGAGCGAAATTTATCCAATGGCCTGGGCCACCGTCTCGGCCACGGTCCAGCCCTCGAGGGCCGTGTCCTTGATGTACTTGGGTGGCAGCACAAAGCCATAGGCGCCGCGATCACGCAGCTCCACGGTGTACACATACTTGACACCGAGCGCCGCACGGCTCCAGTCGTCGGAGCCGCCGCCGGCAATGCCCAGCACCTCGTGGGTGACCGCTGCCTCGTAGGTGCTGCCAGTTTTCTGGGCAATGCGCTGGACGGCCGTGTTGCCGACACGCTGCAGCACGCTGGCATCCCTCACCTTGACGGCCTTGTAGGCCCACGGATAGACGATCATCTGGCCGTAGCTGTGGTACGTCAGATACGCCTCCAGATTGTACTTGCGCTTGGCGAGGAACTCCGTCACGACCTTGGTCTCCGCCTCCGAGGCGGGCGCCGAGCCGCGGTACGTGTCGCTGCAGGGATTCGTCGAGGAGCCGTAGCCCGACCATCCAATGTCAAAGTTGCGATTCAGATCGACGCCCACACAGCTGGAGCGACGCGTGGGCGATCGATTCTTGCGCCACAGGCGGTTGGTGGTGCGCGTGTACTCGTAGCCATCGGGATTCATCACGGGCATGATGTACCACGTGAGGCCGCGGATGTGGGCCGGCTGGTTCTCCCAGTTGGACATCAGTTGGTACAGGATGAACGTCACCGTCGCTGGGCTGATCCACTCGCGTGCATGGATGCCGCCGTCTATCCAGATCTTCTTGTACTCGCGCGGATTCTCTGAGATTCTAAAGCGAACTTTTAGGCATATTGTCTGGGGGGAAAGACTGGCGGTACCTACCGCAGCACCTTCAGATCGCGACCCTCAGCCGACTGGCCGATCGTGTAGAGGCGCACAATGTTCGGGAACTTGCTGCGGATCTCCCGCATGAAGGCGTAGATGGTCTCCAGATCGTGATAGTCCTTCCAGTGCATGCTGCTCCGCGTGGCCTTCTCTGTGGGTTATGGGAATTGGATGAGAGATTCACTCACCCTGCGCTTTCCACTTGAACTTACTTGTTCGCTGGCCAGGGTCCGCTCTGGTGGCATTGATGCCATCCATGTGCTCCTCATCGATCAGGGCCTGGACATTACCGGACAGCACTTGGGCATCCAGGCGCTGAGCATTGAGGAAGGAGCGCGCcgccttcagctgctccttggcaaAGGATATGTCCAGAAACTTTGAGTTCTCCTTCCAAATGTTGCCACCGAACTTCTGCTCGAGCACCTGGCTGACGGGCACCTGCCGCTGCATCGCCTCCGATATGTTGTAGATCCTCCAGAGCTGCGCCTCGTCATACCTCTGTGGTATCTCGTTCACGTCCAGCGCCATCGGTGTCGTCTGGGCTGATGccactgctgcggctgctatcagcagcagtagcagcagccaggggACTGGCGCGGGACTTGGCGGCGACATCACTATCAGAGCTGGAAAACAAAGCAGAGTGTTATCAGCTCGACTCTCGATCTGGGACTGACTCTGGGACTGGCAGCTGCGCAGCATGCGAGCTGCCTGCTGTAAGTAATTGCCTTTCCCTTTGGCAACTTAGTTCTGACTCAGGCAATGCCCGTTAACGGGCCAGTGCTGCCCATTTGACTGTGCTGCCCAGCCACAGACTGAATGAGCGTTAAATCCAAATAAGAAAGTGATGAACCTGGCTGGCATTTCTTCTATTTTTACCTGAACAAACAACTCGGGAGCCAGTTACAGTTCTGCTATCGCTGTGAAATCTTCCACACGTCGAAACACTCAACAGTAGCGCTCTGAAATTGGGGCTTACTCGACTGACCTGATTGGAACTTGGCCTGTTTGGCCGGGAAATTCTAATTAGGAAGCGAAAACTCTTGCGATAATCGCAATTTAAATGGAACCAGCTGCACAATTAACTCAAATATTAAATCAGGTGTGCAAAGGTCATCTAATTACCGCACAAAAAACTACATGACACATTTCCGTTCCATTGTCAACGACCATCAGTTATCGTACGAAGTCTGTAACTATTTTTTCCGTTGTGTTTTCAAGTAATTACAGATAGTGAATCATTTGGTGCTCCATTTTCCACTGAGGCTTGCTGGAGCTTGAAGATCTTTCTGGCGCGACAGTTTCGGTCGGACAATGTTCGTCCCAAGTTCATTGCcgacatttgcatttctgcCTTTACGAATTCCACTGACGTTCGATCGTGATTCGTATTCGGAATGGTTCTGGTTCCTCGTGGAATGTGATTTGAATGCGCGATGTCCCACCAGCTATTGAATGGCGCATTAGTCCGGAACAGCACCAGCGTCAGCAGTGCTCGGAGAGACCCTGATCTAAATCCCGGAATGGAAAACTATCAGCAAACGATCTCTAaacctctttttttttcacgTGCCTGTGCTAATTTCCCTGTCCCGTatatggtttatttttatttttttatttgtacgTTGTTGTGTTGCGTATTTGTTTatctgttgtgtgtttgtttttattttcttcttttttttattgccatgCAGAAAGTGGCACTTCGGAGCACGGGGTCTCCGAGAACAGGTTCTCTCGGACGAACTGAGCGCACAACTTGGTTTCGGATGTTCGGATGTGTCTGTAATTACCACCTAGACCTTCGCTGCGATACGGAGACGGGCTGAAAACTGTGTGCTGCCCCAGTGGCAGTGTCCAAAAGTCTTGACCCGGTCCTGGACTTCCCTCGGGGCTgcccaacaaaagcaaaagcccaaAAATGGTAACTCGTTTCGGGAGGCAAAcctgttcgttttttgtgtcGGATCCCATACCAATCCCGTTACATGCCCATGCAAATGCGCTTCCTCGTTCCTCATTACACTTCCTATCTGCCAGCTCCCGCTGCCCATTACTCATTACACAGACACATGCGCATGCAAGCgaatttcgtttgatttttgttgcttactCTTTGCTGCTGGTCCAGTGGTGTGGCGGGGGTGGAATGTGCGCACTTTTGCCGGCTGGACTctgggcgagagagagagagagagcgaaagagagtgcGCTTTTGCGTGCGTACTTCCGTGCGTGCCTACTTTTGTGCGTGCTCTCGTGCCGTGCTGCTCTGTCCGTGCGTGCATGCGTGCCTGCGTGCAGGCGCTTGCGTATTGAAGAGGGGAGAGCGCTGTGTGTAACGGGATGACAGGCTGACACCAGACTAAATGCTGCGTTTGTATGCGCTTCAATTTTTATATGGCCGCTCTGCCGGAGATCAGTGTGCAGGaggggaaaacaaaaaaaaacaacagaaaagaaaaaaacaaaaaacaaaaaacgccaaAACCGAGAATTACAATAACAGCGAaaaccgaaacacacacacagacacacacacactggcagcaagcaaacaaaaaaaagagcaaatcTGTTGTAAAATTGCGCTGAACACGACAACCGATCTTGGAGCGATCGTCGCGTACTGAATGGGAcaacagtcgcagcagcaacagcagcagcaccagcagcagcggctgcgcTTTACAGGCAGGTGAGCGCAGAAGCGCCAGCGTcgtcagcgccagcgccagcgccgtTAGCCAGTGGCAGCGAGAGAGTCACACACTTACGCATGGAGTGGAACATCTCTATCCCTGTCTGGCCTGCACGCTGCCATGCTGGCcgcgctgtgtgtgtgtgtgtgtgtgtatgtgcgggaagagagagagagagagagggagagccccAAGTCCGAGTGCAGAGTGATGagtgcccacgcccacgctgCGGTACATCTCTGTCCAACTGCAGGGTTAAGTGCACTACCAGCCGGCGACATTGACATTTGATGACGTCTTACACACAGTCAAAGCCAGCAGACAGCTGCCATCTTGCCTAAGATTCTCCCGGACTGTTATGATTCAGCGTCAGACAAAGTCCAGTCATTAATCTTTGATTCCAGGAACTCTGTCCCCCCTCCGCTTTGATGTTTAATGATTGCTAATGCACTCAAGAATGCAAATCAAAGCTTCCCGCTTGACGGACA containing:
- the LOC117903673 gene encoding protein wings apart-like isoform X5, with the translated sequence MSRWGKNIVVPLDSLCKEKENTNRPTVARSVGTVGKWGKMGFTSTRTYTLSALHPMAAAAAAAAAAASPAQSPASTHDHDPNDLSVSVPEPPKPKKFFKSRNAAPPEVIAQIIQQMPHCVATSPMRDQHATPAAAHETLKQKLAKGNSAERKRKSPKKKAATAAAAATPVTPSTPGAFGLDRDDLDAGSAAEHLESGDEPRSSKKKPRAKEEKKLKPEAPPSRILGRARKAVNYREVDEDDRYPTPTKDLIISKSRTPTETVTSATATAAAAALGANSTEAISSTAAGSSPDSGPALPPPTTVPSAAAAAVVAAATALPLSTSASATNPTSASRTPEHPPIVLRISKGTSRLVSTDSEEPPSSSPAHQQYHQQHQQQQQQQLLQQHQQHHLQYQNQSQQQQHLEEPFGGGGAETGGALEDRRDEEREKVPAVTPKIIVKPLRAPGAEGTSAEEPEEPEEDADEEEEEEEEEEPPEINYCTVKISPDKPPKERLKLIIKTDVIRNAIAKAAAAAAAKAAGEETRSEKKSKSKKHKHLKHAQLAEQQQQQQQLTSSGGAVPTATAVVTATATVTAEANSEFKTPSPHLALNEQQQQQQQQQQQPRQLISPTTRSDHDFDSQSSVLGSISSKGNSTPLLLAQAVQEDSCVIRSRGSSVITSDLESSQHSSLVAPPSDIESRLESMMMTIDGGSAAAGTTVSDVAPGPLQEDILAVLRGDVTRVNGAGEEPAAAAAAAAAAAATATALPRRGRNAAARANNNNLASINNNINKIAASLSAKAEASRLAEGGPAPAARSYGRKRKNQQVTQLVTQLVPQEASTENAPAAAPAGNEEEEDEQPTPAKMPHTQHEPEAEAEAEAEAEADEDAAADHDNEPDPDPDLDEAEDSNSNSNHSSLQHDGSSSSPPPRDFKFKDKFKRTLTLDTQAAAAAAEAEAEAAAPAAGAATATATEGNATSTVAAPAPPPPAEAEPRGAVKLVISKKKGSIFKSRALVPSDQAEQASVAKRHLYKHSWDAALEANGGGTGSDASNASAPGGVSSTGGKDHMLHMHLLATKSDGDFCDSPSSNNNTSSGSCSSSTLRDDSPALGLGLGLGKVSRSTAKQVSLPVAHTMVEGFDMNAAEVEELGLERVVGLSSVGNLVGSSSGGGGGGGAAGSGSGSGSGGGSGAPLRVDRKTKEYYTVVRNVKTAHQIQEIGEYQEMDDDVEYILDALQPHNPPATRCLSALQLATKCMMPAFRMHVRAHGVVTKFFKALSDANRDLSLGLCTSAIMYILSQEGLNMDLDRDSLELMINLLEADGVGVAGAAPSDQRANYERNKQKVRELCEEIKAQGKGTHLNVESITVGTLAMETLLSLTSKRAGEWFKEDLRKLGGLEHIIKTISDFCRPIIACDMDMERQITWVPVLLDNMQTVARCLRVLENVTQHNEANQRYMLTFSKGRAVDTLCLLYRLCSRQLVLHPSTTELATGSNSRKEHPGVAMRELLINVMKVLISLTHTFNEAHPSLGADLLGKRGDVIETSFQLLLLSSNYIPDNCVFELSILVLTLLINLCMYTPRNRTHLMEAFAPAEYVAETPPVQGRVSALQALIEYFYKCEELARLVEKNTDAFLESNETGKKKQEEVEETVNNLLQRAGHHMEHTLKGSYAAILVGNLITDNELYEAIVRRQLRGHSFREVVGVLEKYHTFMNLTSSLEAAVVSHMKSTKRIIDNFKKRDYIYEHADELDDGLPLNLETTAQDHQDELAAGISGDTTTSSSTSSSPTSSTRVPRVYKTYSSHR